A single Cellulomonas sp. SLBN-39 DNA region contains:
- the adhE gene encoding bifunctional acetaldehyde-CoA/alcohol dehydrogenase, translating to MTETTSKKSPRAKAAPAAQEAPAGTALGVAEPDAVAAAIDQLVANATKALAEFEKMTQDDVDRFVKKGAVAALDQHGQLAKLAVEETGRGVFEDKAVKNIFACEHVTNSMANLKTVGVVNVDEINGITEIAEPVGVIAGITPVTNPTSTAIFKSLISLKTRNPIIFAFHPSAQQSSIAAARVVRDAAVAAGAPEHCVQWVEAPSLAATSALMNHPGVATILATGGNAMVKAAYSCGKPALGVGAGNVPAYVEKTAKLARAINDIVLSKAFDNGVICASEQAAILDTEIYDAAMAEFTKLHAYRTTPAEKAQLEQFIFGVEAGGENCAGAKLNPAVVGKSPVWIAQQAGFTVPADTSIILAEVSEVGPSEPLTREKLCPVLAVLRATSTEEGMSLAEQMVEFDGLGHSAAIHTQDEALTVEYGKRVKAIRVICNAPSSLGGIGDIYNAFIPSLTLGCGSYGHNSVSNNVSAINLVNIKRVGRRNNNLQWFKVPAKTYFEPNAIRYLADMPDVERVTIVTDATMTTLGFVDKVIDVLNRRGNRVALQIIDQVEPEPSVKTVQAGAAQMRHFRPDTIIALGGGSPMDAAKVMWLLYEHPEIVFSDLKQKFFDVRKRAFKFPTLGDLAKLVCIPTTSGTGAEVTPFAVISDPDAGKKYPLADYALTPTVAIIDPVLTSKMPRSLAADSGFDALTHATEAFVSVYANDFTDGMALQAIRLIFDNLSQSVNGEPTDPATKDAREKMHNAGTIAGMAFGNAFLGIVHAMAHVIGSTYHLVHGRTNATLLPHVIRYNGTVPTKLTSWPKYESYVAPERFQQIAQMLGLPAATPAEGVESYAQAVESLRAKVGIPSSFQAQGVAEQEFMARLDEVAMGAYEDQCAPANPRMPMIADMKDLMTAAYYGTSLEDVRGRREQTEG from the coding sequence GTGACCGAGACCACCAGCAAGAAGAGCCCCCGCGCGAAGGCGGCACCTGCCGCGCAGGAGGCTCCCGCCGGCACCGCGCTGGGCGTGGCAGAGCCCGACGCCGTCGCGGCCGCCATCGACCAGCTCGTCGCCAACGCCACCAAGGCGCTCGCCGAGTTCGAGAAGATGACGCAGGACGACGTCGACCGCTTCGTCAAGAAGGGTGCGGTTGCCGCCCTCGACCAGCACGGTCAGCTCGCCAAGCTCGCGGTCGAGGAGACCGGCCGCGGCGTCTTCGAGGACAAGGCCGTCAAGAACATCTTCGCGTGCGAGCACGTGACGAACTCGATGGCGAACCTCAAGACCGTGGGCGTGGTCAACGTCGACGAGATCAACGGCATCACCGAGATCGCCGAGCCCGTCGGCGTCATCGCGGGCATCACCCCGGTGACCAACCCGACGTCGACCGCGATCTTCAAGTCGCTCATCTCGCTCAAGACGCGCAACCCGATCATCTTCGCGTTCCACCCGAGCGCGCAGCAGTCGTCGATCGCCGCGGCCCGCGTGGTCCGCGACGCGGCCGTGGCGGCCGGTGCGCCCGAGCACTGCGTGCAGTGGGTCGAGGCCCCGTCGCTGGCCGCCACGAGCGCCCTCATGAACCACCCCGGCGTCGCGACCATCCTCGCCACCGGCGGCAACGCGATGGTCAAGGCCGCGTACTCCTGCGGGAAGCCGGCGCTCGGCGTCGGTGCGGGCAACGTCCCGGCGTACGTCGAGAAGACCGCCAAGCTCGCCCGGGCGATCAACGACATCGTCCTGTCGAAGGCCTTCGACAACGGCGTCATCTGCGCCTCGGAGCAGGCCGCGATCCTCGACACCGAGATCTACGACGCCGCGATGGCCGAGTTCACCAAGCTGCACGCCTACCGCACCACCCCCGCGGAGAAGGCCCAGCTCGAGCAGTTCATCTTCGGCGTCGAGGCCGGCGGCGAGAACTGCGCCGGTGCCAAGCTCAACCCCGCCGTCGTCGGCAAGTCGCCGGTGTGGATCGCCCAGCAGGCCGGCTTCACGGTCCCCGCGGACACCTCGATCATCCTCGCCGAGGTCTCCGAGGTCGGCCCGTCCGAGCCGCTGACCCGCGAGAAGCTCTGCCCCGTCCTGGCGGTGCTGCGCGCCACCTCGACCGAGGAGGGCATGTCCCTGGCCGAGCAGATGGTGGAGTTCGACGGCCTGGGCCACTCGGCCGCCATCCACACGCAGGACGAGGCGCTGACCGTCGAGTACGGCAAGCGCGTCAAGGCGATCCGCGTGATCTGCAACGCGCCCTCGTCGCTCGGCGGCATCGGCGACATCTACAACGCGTTCATCCCGTCGCTGACGCTGGGCTGCGGCTCCTACGGCCACAACTCCGTGTCGAACAACGTCTCGGCGATCAACCTCGTCAACATCAAGCGCGTGGGCCGGAGGAACAACAACTTGCAGTGGTTCAAGGTCCCCGCCAAGACGTACTTCGAGCCGAACGCGATCCGCTACCTCGCGGACATGCCCGACGTCGAGCGGGTCACGATCGTCACCGACGCCACGATGACCACCCTCGGCTTCGTCGACAAGGTCATCGACGTGCTCAACCGCCGCGGCAACCGCGTCGCGCTGCAGATCATCGACCAGGTCGAGCCCGAGCCCTCGGTCAAGACCGTCCAGGCCGGTGCCGCGCAGATGCGCCACTTCCGCCCCGACACGATCATCGCGCTCGGCGGCGGCTCGCCGATGGACGCCGCGAAGGTCATGTGGCTGCTGTACGAGCACCCCGAGATCGTCTTCTCGGACCTCAAGCAGAAGTTCTTCGACGTGCGCAAGCGTGCGTTCAAGTTCCCGACGCTGGGCGACCTGGCCAAGCTCGTGTGCATCCCGACCACCTCGGGCACCGGCGCCGAGGTCACGCCGTTCGCGGTCATCTCGGACCCCGACGCGGGCAAGAAGTACCCGCTGGCGGACTACGCGCTGACCCCGACCGTCGCGATCATCGACCCGGTCCTGACGTCCAAGATGCCGCGGTCGCTGGCCGCCGACTCGGGCTTCGACGCCCTGACGCACGCCACCGAGGCGTTCGTGTCGGTCTACGCCAACGACTTCACCGACGGCATGGCGCTGCAGGCCATCCGCCTGATCTTCGACAACCTGTCGCAGTCGGTGAACGGCGAGCCCACGGACCCGGCGACCAAGGACGCCCGCGAGAAGATGCACAACGCGGGAACGATCGCCGGCATGGCCTTCGGGAACGCGTTCCTGGGCATCGTGCACGCGATGGCGCACGTCATCGGCTCCACGTACCACCTGGTGCACGGCCGCACGAACGCCACCCTGCTCCCGCACGTGATCCGCTACAACGGCACCGTCCCGACCAAGCTCACGAGCTGGCCGAAGTACGAGTCCTACGTGGCTCCCGAGCGGTTCCAGCAGATCGCGCAGATGCTCGGCCTGCCGGCGGCCACCCCCGCCGAGGGCGTCGAGTCCTACGCGCAGGCCGTGGAGTCGCTGCGGGCGAAGGTCGGCATCCCGTCGTCCTTCCAGGCGCAGGGCGTCGCCGAGCAGGAGTTCATGGCGCGCCTCGACGAGGTCGCCATGGGCGCCTACGAGGACCAGTGCGCACCGGCGAACCCGCGCATGCCGATGATCGCCGACATGAAGGACCTCATGACCGCGGCCTACTACGGAACGTCGCTGGAGGACGTCCGGGGCCGCCGCGAGCAGACGGAGGGCTGA